Proteins from one Telopea speciosissima isolate NSW1024214 ecotype Mountain lineage chromosome 1, Tspe_v1, whole genome shotgun sequence genomic window:
- the LOC122660153 gene encoding G-type lectin S-receptor-like serine/threonine-protein kinase At2g19130: MGATKFFHSLLFLFLSFSLTTHLSIGAAGTLSVGESISGNQTIVSEGAGIFELGFFSSGNNSQNYYIGIWYTQISSITYVWVANRDKPLSDKYSSQLKLLEDGNLVIIDSSKTLIWSTNLTSTSSNSTEVTLLDSGNLVLRNVLNSSDLIWESFDHPTDTWLPGGKLGHNKLTNESQRLISWKSSEDPAPGLFSLELDPAGTNQYFIVWNESVKYWTSGTWNGKIFRLVPEMTSNTAYMFTFAYVSNQKENYFTYNLYNSSSIITRFVMNMDGQINQLVWLEGLGWSLFWAQPRQQCDVYALCGAFGTCYPQSLIPCACLQGFNPLYETNYSNLSDWSGGCVRDIQLQCVNNASVNGETDGFKMMSNMTLPINAQSVAVGSAQACESACLNNCSCNAYAYNTSGCFVWEGDLLNLEQLSAGDTGGQDLYLKLAGAAGNNQGLATGAIVGAVSGVLAAGLLGLLVLLIWKRQRRKLAGPSKVVEGYMVPFSYKDLQIATKNFSEKLGEGGFGSVFKGTLPDLSVVAVKKLEALNQGEKQFRTEVSTIGTIQHVNLVRLRGFCSQGTNRLLVYDFMPKSSLDSHLFYGEKGSEVLDWKTRYQIALGTARGLAYLHESCRECIIHCDIKPENILLDAEFCPKVADFGLAKLVGREFSRVLTTMRGTRGYIAPEWLSGVAITTKADVYSYGMMLFELISGRRNSGKSDYGEKVGFFPTWAASKINEDGEILSILDYRLEGNADLAELIRVCKVASWCIQDDEVDRPSMGLVVQMLEGTVEVSPPPIPRTLRVLEENHEHIVFFSEISSKQSSQTRSTTSSISSPSRSTMESTNSISC, from the coding sequence ATGGGTGCGACAAAGTTTTTCCACtctcttttgtttctgtttctcaGTTTCTCTCTCACTACCCACCTCTCTATTGGAGCTGCAGGCACTCTCTCTGTTGGTGAATCTATTTCTGGAAATCAAACCATAGTCTCTGAAGGAGCTGGGATCtttgaattgggttttttttcttcggGTAATAACTCTCAGAACTACTACATCGGTATCTGGTACACACAGATATCTTCGATAACCTACGTTTGGGTGGCAAACAGAGATAAACCACTCTCTGATAAGTATTCTTCACAACTGAAGCTGTTAGAGGATGGAAACCTAGTCATCATCGATTCATCGAAAACCCTTATCTGGTCGACAAATTTGACCTCCACATCTTCGAATTCTACTGAGGTAACACTTCTTGACTCTGGAAATCTTGTTTTGAGAAATGTCTTGAATTCCTCTGACTTGATATGGGAGAGCTTTGATCATCCAACGGACACTTGGTTGCCTGGTGGAAAGCTTGGGCATAACAAACTCACCAATGAATCACAACGCCTCATTTCATGGAAGAGTTCAGAGGATCCAGCACCGGGGCTCTTCTCTCTCGAGCTAGACCCTGCTGGAACCAATCAGTATTTTATAGTGTGGAATGAATCTGTGAAGTACTGGACGAGTGGGACTTGGAATGGTAAGATTTTCAGGCTAGTTCCTGAAATGACAAGTAACACTGCCTATATGTTCACTTTCGCCTATGTTTCGAACCAGAAGGAGAATTATTTCACTTATAATTTATATAATTCCTCCTCTATTATCACTAGATTTGTCATGAATATGGATGGGCAGATCAATCAACTTGTTTGGTTGGAAGGACTTGGTTGGAGTTTATTTTGGGCTCAACCGAGACAACAGTGCGACGTTTATGCTCTTTGCGGGGCTTTCGGTACCTGCTATCCTCAATCTTTGATTCCCTGTGCTTGTTTGCAAGGATTCAATCCACTTTACGAAACAAACTACTCAAATTTGAGTGATTGGTCTGGTGGGTGCGTGAGGGATATCCAACTGCAATGTGTGAATAATGCCTCTGTAAATGGGGAGACAGATGGGTTTAAAATGATGTCTAATATGACGTTGCCCATAAATGCACAATCTGTGGCAGTTGGGAGTGCCCAAGCCTGTGAATCGGCTTGCTTGAACAACTGTTCTTGTAATGCTTATGCGTATAACACCAGTGGCTGCTTTGTGTGGGAAGGAGATCTCTTGAATCTGGAACAGCTCTCAGCTGGCGACACTGGTGGACAAGACCTATATCTCAAACTTGCTGGCGCTGCAGGTAACAATCAGGGATTAGCTACTGGTGCTATTGTGGGCGCTGTTTCAGGGGTTCTAGCAGCAGGCCTCTTGGGTCTTCTGGTGTTGCTAATATGGAAAAGGCAGAGGAGGAAATTAGCTGGACCTTCTAAGGTAGTTGAGGGTTATATGGTTCCATTTTCATACAAAGATTTGCAGATTGCAACCAAGAACTTCTCTGAAAAGCTTGGGGAAGGAGGATTTGGTTCTGTTTTTAAAGGGACTTTGCCTGACTTGAGTGTTGTAGCTGTGAAGAAGCTTGAAGCCCTCAACCAAGGAGAGAAGCAGTTCCGAACTGAAGTAAGTACGATTGGGACAATTCAACATGTTAATCTTGTTCGTCTCCGTGGCTTTTGCTCTCAAGGTACTAATAGGTTGCTGGTCTACGATTTTATGCCAAAGAGCTCTTTAGATTCCCATTTGTTTTATGGAGAAAAGGGCTCTGAGGTTTTAGACTGGAAAACGAGATACCAAATTGCACTTGGGACAGCTAGAGGATTAGCTTATCTTCATGAGTCGTGCAGAGAATGCATCATACATTGTGACATCAAACCTGAGAACATTCTTTTAGATGCTGAATTCTGTCCCAAAGTGGCTGACTTTGGCCTGGCAAAACTTGTTGGTCGGGAATTCAGTCGGGTTCTGACAACCATGAGAGGGACCAGAGGATACATCGCACCAGAGTGGCTTTCGGGTGTGGCCATCACAACCAAGGCAGATGTTTACAGCTATGGTATGATGCTCTTTGAGCTTATTTCGGGGAGGAGAAATTCGGGCAAATCTGATTATGGTGAGAAGGTTGGGTTTTTTCCTACTTGGGCAGCAAGCAAAATCAATGAAGATGGAGAAATCCTCAGCATTTTGGACTACAGGTTAGAAGGTAATGCTGATCTGGCAGAACTCATCAGAGTTTGTAAAGTTGCTTCTTGGTGCATTCAAGATGACGAAGTTGATAGACCATCAATGGGTCTGGTGGTTCAGATGCTTGAGGGGACAGTGGAGGTTAGCCCACCTCCCATTCCTAGAACTCTTCGAGTTCTTGAGGAGAATCATGAGCACATAGTTTTCTTCTCTGAGATATCCTCCAAACAGAGTTCACAAACACGGAGTACCACCTCCAGTATTTCATCTCCGTCTAGGAGCACTATGGAATCCACAAATTCCATCAGTTGCTGA